From Humisphaera borealis, the proteins below share one genomic window:
- a CDS encoding ISL3 family transposase yields the protein MSIEELTALLGGWKGYTLGTVGRVEPGQHGPTLPEVHLELHPVRDHPRVCSGCGKTCRSIHDTAERWVDDLPIFDAMTRLLVHRVRVACPDCGPKVEKLDWLEPYARVTTRMARSVAQLCRVLPIKHVADYFGLNWKTVKKIDKAWLTRTLGPVDLDGVTKLAMDEFAIQKGHRYATVVIDPNCKRVLWVGRGRSREEVRPFFELLGPERCKRIVAVAMDMNAAYDLEVREHCPNAEVVYDLFHVVAKYGREVVDRVRVDEANKVKDDKPARKVIKGSRWLLLRNADNIEKEQDRIRLAELLKANRKLAAVYVLKDDLKELWFYRHVGYAKQFWDEWYGRAIRSRIDPLKRFAGKLKGYLPGILSHCRFPLNTSVLEGINNKIKVIKRMAYGYRDDAYFFLKIRQAFPGVGR from the coding sequence TTGTCGATCGAAGAACTTACCGCCCTCCTCGGCGGCTGGAAAGGCTATACGCTCGGGACCGTCGGACGCGTCGAACCCGGCCAGCACGGACCGACCCTTCCGGAAGTTCACCTGGAACTCCATCCCGTCCGCGACCACCCCCGCGTCTGCTCCGGCTGCGGCAAGACCTGTCGCTCGATTCATGATACCGCTGAACGCTGGGTCGACGATCTGCCGATTTTCGACGCCATGACCCGGCTGCTGGTGCATCGCGTTCGCGTCGCCTGTCCGGACTGCGGGCCGAAGGTCGAGAAGCTCGACTGGCTGGAGCCCTACGCCCGCGTGACCACCCGCATGGCCCGCAGCGTCGCGCAGCTCTGCCGGGTGCTGCCGATCAAGCATGTCGCCGACTACTTCGGGCTGAACTGGAAGACGGTCAAGAAGATCGACAAGGCCTGGCTCACGCGTACGCTCGGACCGGTCGACCTCGACGGCGTGACGAAGCTGGCGATGGACGAGTTCGCGATCCAGAAGGGTCATCGCTATGCGACGGTCGTGATCGATCCGAACTGCAAACGCGTGCTTTGGGTGGGCCGCGGCCGCAGCCGGGAGGAGGTCCGGCCGTTCTTCGAACTGCTCGGCCCCGAGCGTTGCAAACGGATCGTGGCGGTGGCGATGGACATGAACGCCGCGTACGACCTGGAGGTGCGGGAACACTGTCCCAACGCCGAGGTGGTGTACGACCTGTTCCACGTCGTCGCCAAGTACGGGCGTGAGGTGGTGGACCGGGTCCGCGTGGACGAGGCGAACAAGGTGAAAGACGACAAGCCGGCGCGGAAGGTGATTAAGGGCTCACGCTGGCTGCTGCTGCGAAACGCCGACAACATCGAGAAGGAGCAGGACCGGATCCGGCTGGCGGAACTGCTCAAGGCCAACCGCAAGCTGGCGGCGGTCTATGTGCTGAAGGACGACCTGAAAGAGCTGTGGTTCTACCGGCACGTGGGCTACGCGAAGCAGTTCTGGGATGAGTGGTACGGCAGAGCGATCCGCAGCCGGATCGATCCGCTGAAGCGGTTCGCCGGGAAGCTCAAGGGATACTTGCCGGGGATCCTGAGTCACTGCCGATTCCCGTTGAACACTAGCGTGCTGGAGGGGATCAACAACAAGATCAAGGTGATCAAGCGGATGGCCTACGGGTATCGTGACGACGCCTATTTCTTCCTCAAGATCCGCCAGGCGTTCCCCGGAGTTGGGAGATGA
- a CDS encoding alkaline phosphatase family protein — translation MHRWALAAIVTLGLLWVCHATPAAAVGPVDAHVIVVTIDGFAAYLLDDPQSPIPTIRKLAAEGTTAEGMRPVNPSVTWPNHTTLITGVRPDRHGVLFNGVLTRGEPGRPVRVEPAKTQAELVTGPTIYELLKPLGYRTAAINWPCTRGSENIDDNFPDVPDQVGVMSPILRQELVKAGALPDETQKSFMAMSSPQKDAVWSAAACQAIRARKPHFMTYHILNTDGIHHKYGPKTPAGYTALALADQNIRDLLAALDEAGIRQKTTIFIVADHGFATARKLVLPNVIFRDAGLLTVAPTTAVVRAHAQIFSEGGSAMVYLNNPETAAADRAKVIELLKGQEGIASIVEPKDFAAMGVPTAQTSKQAPDLILLADNGYAFSNVATGAETVVKTDTIKWTIGNHGYINTNPEMNAVFVASGRGIKKGGRLGVIENIDIAPTAAHLLGQEMKDVQGKVLKEALAE, via the coding sequence ATGCATCGATGGGCACTGGCGGCGATCGTGACTCTCGGACTGTTGTGGGTTTGCCACGCGACGCCGGCTGCGGCGGTCGGGCCGGTAGACGCACATGTGATCGTGGTCACCATCGACGGTTTCGCGGCGTACCTGCTGGACGACCCGCAGTCGCCGATCCCGACGATTCGCAAACTCGCCGCGGAGGGCACCACTGCCGAGGGCATGCGGCCGGTGAATCCGTCGGTCACCTGGCCGAACCACACGACGCTGATCACCGGTGTGCGGCCGGATCGGCATGGCGTGCTGTTTAACGGCGTGTTGACACGCGGCGAACCCGGCCGGCCGGTGCGGGTGGAGCCGGCCAAAACGCAGGCGGAACTGGTCACCGGGCCGACGATTTACGAACTGCTTAAGCCGCTGGGCTATCGCACGGCGGCGATCAACTGGCCCTGCACGCGCGGCAGCGAAAACATCGACGACAACTTCCCCGATGTTCCCGACCAGGTTGGTGTGATGTCGCCGATCCTGCGGCAGGAACTGGTAAAGGCCGGCGCGCTGCCCGACGAGACGCAGAAGTCGTTCATGGCGATGAGCAGCCCGCAGAAGGACGCGGTCTGGTCGGCGGCGGCGTGCCAGGCGATCCGGGCCCGCAAGCCGCACTTCATGACGTACCACATCCTGAACACCGACGGCATCCACCATAAGTACGGCCCCAAAACGCCGGCCGGGTATACGGCGCTGGCGCTGGCCGACCAGAACATTCGCGATCTGCTGGCGGCGCTAGATGAGGCGGGCATCCGCCAGAAGACGACGATCTTCATCGTCGCCGATCACGGCTTTGCGACGGCCCGGAAGCTGGTGCTGCCGAACGTGATTTTTCGCGATGCAGGCTTGCTGACCGTCGCCCCGACGACGGCGGTGGTGCGGGCCCATGCCCAGATCTTCTCAGAAGGGGGGTCGGCGATGGTTTACCTGAACAACCCCGAGACGGCGGCCGCCGACCGGGCGAAGGTGATTGAACTACTGAAGGGGCAGGAGGGGATTGCGTCGATCGTCGAGCCGAAGGACTTCGCGGCGATGGGCGTGCCGACGGCGCAGACGTCAAAGCAGGCCCCGGACCTGATCCTGCTGGCCGACAACGGATATGCATTCAGCAATGTCGCGACGGGCGCCGAAACGGTGGTGAAGACCGACACGATCAAGTGGACGATCGGCAACCACGGGTACATCAACACCAACCCGGAGATGAACGCGGTGTTCGTCGCGTCGGGCCGGGGAATCAAGAAGGGCGGCCGGCTCGGCGTGATCGAGAACATCGACATCGCCCCGACGGCCGCGCACCTCTTGGGGCAGGAGATGAAAGACGTGCAGGGGAAGGTGCTGAAGGAGGCGTTGGCGGAGTGA
- a CDS encoding acyl-CoA thioesterase — MDLGFVRRCLGASVSRLGSAGLSARRLWLSLGLAMLEHTIAIRVRYPECDPMGYLHHSIFLQYFEMGRVELLRSQGHQYAELEQKGLFFVVVKIEVRYKAPARYDDELTLTTKVVKQTHVRIDHAYVLRKGQTVLAEATSTIACVGRDGQLQAIPEFLAAPAT; from the coding sequence ATGGATCTCGGGTTCGTTCGGCGATGTCTTGGCGCAAGTGTCAGCCGGCTCGGTTCTGCCGGCTTGTCGGCACGGCGACTCTGGCTTAGCCTCGGCCTTGCCATGCTTGAGCACACGATCGCCATCCGCGTCCGTTACCCCGAATGCGACCCGATGGGTTATCTGCATCACAGCATCTTCCTGCAGTACTTCGAGATGGGGCGGGTGGAGCTGTTGCGGTCGCAGGGCCATCAATATGCCGAGCTGGAACAGAAAGGGTTGTTCTTCGTCGTCGTCAAGATTGAGGTCCGGTACAAGGCCCCGGCGCGGTACGACGACGAGCTGACGCTGACGACCAAAGTGGTGAAACAAACCCACGTCCGGATCGACCATGCTTACGTGCTGCGGAAGGGTCAGACGGTGCTCGCAGAGGCGACTTCGACCATCGCGTGTGTCGGGCGGGACGGGCAATTGCAGGCGATTCCCGAGTTTCTCGCCGCCCCAGCGACCTAG
- a CDS encoding pilus assembly protein TadG-related protein has protein sequence MDVRAARFLRRRSGAFVLIYVTFAMPVLLAIASLAVDWGHVVLVKTELSRLSDAAARAAAGQMDNGAIAARNAAKLVAQYNPIDGATFTLTDDDIVFGTWSAGVFSAVPDDSFSSATAVRITAARSTARSSPIPMFFAGSVGQGPIEVTCSTVATRGSASNTGTATVTGKANVWFAGLPSNATCAKGGYVDTNTNCPAVQFNGFPISSGSSLQLSATGSLSNVPTGGSPLDGGSWTADNQTNNLGGKSNATLPANALIGVFLSNDDPTATPAPPDLNFSSAGSRNYTSLSPLLKQVFFIGDGKANGVQQTIVAPNGATRLFFGSYDNYGWSNNSGSATITVNSVGGSVSIVK, from the coding sequence ATGGATGTCCGTGCCGCCCGCTTTCTGCGCCGCCGTTCTGGCGCGTTTGTCCTGATCTACGTCACCTTCGCGATGCCAGTGCTTCTGGCGATCGCGTCGCTGGCGGTGGATTGGGGGCACGTCGTCCTGGTGAAGACGGAACTGTCGCGCCTGTCTGACGCCGCCGCCCGAGCCGCTGCAGGACAGATGGACAACGGAGCGATTGCCGCTCGAAATGCGGCGAAACTGGTTGCTCAGTACAACCCCATCGACGGCGCTACATTCACCTTGACCGACGACGATATCGTTTTCGGCACGTGGAGTGCCGGCGTCTTCAGCGCCGTCCCGGATGACAGTTTCTCCAGCGCCACTGCCGTCCGCATCACCGCGGCCAGGTCCACGGCGCGGAGCTCGCCCATACCCATGTTTTTTGCGGGCAGCGTCGGCCAGGGGCCGATCGAGGTGACCTGCTCCACGGTCGCGACCCGTGGTTCAGCAAGCAATACTGGTACCGCGACCGTCACCGGCAAGGCCAATGTCTGGTTCGCCGGGCTGCCGTCCAACGCGACCTGCGCTAAAGGCGGATATGTCGACACCAACACAAACTGCCCCGCCGTTCAGTTCAACGGCTTTCCCATCAGCTCCGGCTCATCGCTGCAACTGAGCGCCACCGGCAGCCTCAGCAACGTCCCCACCGGCGGAAGCCCGCTCGACGGCGGCTCCTGGACCGCCGACAACCAGACCAACAATCTCGGCGGCAAATCCAACGCCACGCTGCCGGCCAATGCACTGATCGGTGTCTTCCTCTCCAACGACGATCCCACCGCCACCCCGGCGCCGCCCGATCTCAACTTCAGCTCTGCGGGTTCGCGCAACTACACGAGCCTTTCGCCGCTGCTGAAGCAGGTCTTCTTTATCGGAGACGGCAAGGCAAACGGCGTCCAGCAGACCATCGTCGCCCCCAACGGCGCGACACGCCTCTTCTTCGGCTCCTACGACAACTACGGCTGGTCCAACAACTCCGGCAGCGCCACAATCACCGTGAACAGCGTCGGCGGGAGCGTCTCGATCGTGAAGTGA
- a CDS encoding sigma-70 family RNA polymerase sigma factor has translation MHKAFDILAEQHRAMLLVYVAALFHGNPRDAEDVVQETFLTAYRQLGKFTEGQNFARWLRGIARNKVLEHCRASGRQDVVTDSRVLEGIEDVCGVLDGPAAGDEPWHDRARRWLDHCISLLSDHLKAAIVRVYQQDLTLAEAAEMERTTFAAMAQRLSRSREQLRRCVQAQMEQEA, from the coding sequence ATGCACAAAGCCTTTGACATCCTGGCGGAGCAGCATCGGGCCATGCTCCTGGTCTACGTGGCCGCGCTATTCCACGGAAACCCGCGCGATGCCGAAGATGTCGTCCAGGAAACCTTTTTGACCGCCTACCGACAGCTGGGAAAGTTCACCGAAGGCCAAAACTTCGCCCGCTGGCTGCGCGGCATCGCCCGCAACAAGGTGCTTGAACACTGTCGCGCCTCCGGGCGGCAAGATGTCGTGACGGACAGCCGGGTCCTCGAAGGCATCGAGGACGTCTGCGGCGTGCTTGACGGGCCCGCGGCCGGCGACGAGCCATGGCACGATCGTGCCCGCCGCTGGCTGGACCACTGTATCTCACTGCTCAGCGATCACCTCAAAGCCGCGATCGTTCGAGTCTATCAGCAGGACCTGACTCTCGCCGAGGCCGCCGAGATGGAGCGGACCACGTTCGCCGCGATGGCCCAGCGACTGTCGCGGTCGCGCGAACAGCTTCGCCGGTGCGTCCAGGCGCAGATGGAGCAGGAAGCATGA
- the rpsU gene encoding 30S ribosomal protein S21 — MIKVKSRGNETVEQMIRRFKKACEKEGLTKDIKRVAYYEKPSEKRRRRSRSKPRLMGMGGPSSGGGGGGGGGQMR; from the coding sequence ATGATTAAGGTGAAGTCCCGCGGCAACGAAACCGTCGAACAGATGATCCGTCGTTTCAAGAAGGCCTGTGAGAAGGAAGGCCTCACGAAGGACATCAAGCGGGTCGCGTATTACGAGAAGCCAAGCGAGAAGCGTCGTCGCCGGTCGCGCAGCAAGCCCCGCCTGATGGGCATGGGCGGCCCGAGCAGCGGTGGTGGTGGCGGCGGTGGCGGCGGCCAGATGCGCTGA
- a CDS encoding CBM96 family carbohydrate-binding protein has product MEPVGIAPDRRLNLPSDGTPYWNDPFDVSTPGYKNERLTIPAGSASIEIPFIPVTDTITEGEERALFVIAENRNAPGSYTFDPSINADVRVQDGAGPQIVSIEATDPTGSELGDDPAFFTVRRSGDLTQRTVISLESSGTFKYQEDSHSGNTIVIFNAGDTEQVVYVAPFSDDLVEPVETFTYTLVPFGPVTISGSPSATVSISDGPITQKVTLSAIADAWVGNGGEANLQNGASPELLLLDNRGTGARRDVYIKFDISQVPSIASAEIQFSASWTGVDGGGGGYDVYGVENAVWDESTITWNNRPTEPLSSTRAGSGITSVYGPGPRLNQNSMTDFVVRQKLLGATTVTFLIRPSFDDRRSPYGMYGSIGSRESGAPPKLVLETAPGADSPAGVSHRRLTVAEGDSAKAWVIAYDGSPYYPVNIMKVPGGDPDINIDQQLLTYPLANNGPIARPITFTATPDTDQVSGSATFIVSLFGVIGVITVSEADTGSNLPPIDANTVIVPVTADGFVRQGAGVGGGLASSLEVQNTATDQGEEESFLHFDLTSLPSSDQIASAKVRLYGGAGPQAGLGAMGTGAAASPVAVNAYATAESDWFWDEFNLQWTLRPASAGGIVASQTVAQTGWYEFDVANLLRARKAAGDKMVSIALKGAVAGSTAAIFASDEALSNRPTLLVTRGTVPPPPPPPPPTAAIKVNFQPAAAPSVSGYLVDAGQTYAARNGQAYGWTVSHTSLVFDRNKNSDQLLDTNVSVNAGAKWELAVPNGTYTVKVGVGDAGATSRSNVYVEGQQLFNYQALTANAFANKSITVAVSDGKLTLGIGSAASGTTKIDFIEVSSATSSPPTSPPTSPPPTVPPPPATSAGVKVHFQPATAPAVSGYLVDAGQTYAARNGKTYGWLTSHTDVVIDRNKNSDQLLDTNVGVKAAGKWELAVPNGTYTVKVGVGDSGGASKNNVYIEGALLFNYQSLAANVFATKSITVNVTDGKLTLGIGSSAAGLTRINFIEVT; this is encoded by the coding sequence ATGGAACCCGTCGGCATCGCGCCCGATCGCCGGCTGAATCTTCCCTCGGACGGCACGCCCTATTGGAATGACCCCTTCGATGTATCGACACCGGGATACAAAAACGAACGGCTGACCATTCCAGCCGGGTCGGCGTCGATCGAAATCCCATTCATTCCTGTTACCGACACCATCACGGAAGGCGAGGAGCGCGCGCTCTTTGTCATCGCAGAAAACCGAAACGCGCCCGGCAGCTACACCTTTGACCCTTCCATCAACGCCGACGTCAGAGTGCAGGATGGTGCAGGACCTCAGATTGTCAGCATCGAAGCGACCGATCCCACGGGTTCTGAACTCGGGGACGATCCGGCGTTCTTCACGGTACGGCGCAGCGGCGACCTCACGCAACGGACGGTGATCAGTCTTGAATCGTCCGGTACCTTCAAGTACCAGGAAGACTCGCATTCGGGCAATACCATCGTCATCTTCAATGCCGGCGACACCGAACAGGTCGTCTATGTAGCCCCCTTCAGTGACGATCTGGTTGAACCTGTCGAGACCTTCACCTACACGCTTGTTCCCTTCGGCCCCGTGACGATCAGCGGAAGCCCGTCGGCGACGGTCTCGATTTCCGATGGTCCGATCACTCAGAAGGTCACGCTCTCCGCGATCGCCGATGCCTGGGTCGGCAACGGCGGCGAGGCAAACCTGCAGAACGGTGCCAGCCCGGAACTGCTGCTGCTGGACAACAGGGGCACGGGGGCGAGGCGCGATGTCTACATCAAGTTCGACATTTCCCAGGTCCCCAGCATCGCCAGCGCGGAGATCCAGTTTTCCGCCTCGTGGACGGGTGTTGACGGGGGCGGTGGAGGGTACGACGTCTACGGAGTCGAGAACGCGGTCTGGGACGAATCCACGATCACATGGAACAACCGGCCGACGGAGCCACTGTCATCCACCCGTGCGGGCTCAGGTATCACCTCCGTCTACGGCCCCGGACCGCGGTTGAATCAGAACAGCATGACGGACTTTGTTGTCCGGCAGAAGCTCCTGGGCGCGACGACCGTTACTTTCTTGATCCGGCCGTCATTCGACGACCGGCGATCGCCGTACGGCATGTACGGGTCCATCGGCAGCCGTGAGTCCGGCGCGCCACCGAAGCTTGTGTTGGAAACCGCTCCGGGCGCAGACAGCCCGGCGGGCGTGTCGCACCGTAGACTAACGGTCGCCGAAGGCGATTCCGCGAAGGCCTGGGTCATCGCATATGACGGCAGCCCTTACTACCCGGTGAACATTATGAAGGTGCCGGGTGGCGATCCCGACATCAACATCGACCAGCAGTTGCTCACCTATCCGCTGGCCAACAACGGTCCAATCGCCCGCCCAATCACCTTCACTGCAACGCCGGACACGGACCAGGTGTCGGGCAGTGCGACGTTCATCGTCAGCCTCTTCGGCGTCATTGGCGTGATCACCGTTTCGGAAGCCGATACGGGCTCGAATCTCCCCCCGATCGACGCCAACACGGTGATCGTGCCGGTAACGGCGGACGGCTTCGTCCGGCAAGGCGCGGGTGTAGGAGGCGGCCTTGCTTCGAGTCTCGAGGTCCAGAACACGGCGACCGACCAGGGCGAGGAAGAATCGTTCCTGCACTTCGATCTGACGTCGTTGCCCAGTTCTGATCAGATCGCCTCGGCAAAGGTTCGGCTCTACGGAGGCGCGGGCCCGCAAGCGGGATTGGGCGCGATGGGCACTGGGGCCGCGGCGTCACCAGTCGCTGTCAACGCTTACGCCACTGCCGAATCGGATTGGTTCTGGGACGAGTTCAACCTTCAGTGGACGCTTCGGCCGGCAAGTGCCGGCGGCATTGTCGCTTCTCAGACGGTCGCTCAGACCGGTTGGTATGAGTTTGACGTCGCCAACCTGCTCCGGGCGAGAAAGGCGGCCGGGGATAAGATGGTGTCGATTGCCCTCAAGGGTGCCGTAGCGGGTTCGACGGCGGCCATTTTTGCCAGCGATGAAGCGCTGAGCAATCGACCCACCCTGTTGGTAACCAGGGGTACGGTTCCACCACCGCCGCCACCGCCACCCCCAACCGCTGCAATCAAGGTCAATTTCCAACCCGCCGCTGCACCGTCGGTAAGTGGCTACCTGGTCGACGCCGGGCAGACGTACGCCGCACGTAACGGGCAAGCCTACGGCTGGACGGTCAGCCATACGAGTCTGGTCTTCGATCGCAACAAGAACAGCGACCAGTTGCTGGACACCAATGTGTCCGTAAATGCCGGGGCGAAGTGGGAGCTGGCCGTTCCCAACGGCACCTACACGGTCAAAGTCGGAGTCGGTGACGCCGGGGCGACCTCCAGAAGCAATGTCTATGTCGAAGGCCAGCAACTATTCAACTACCAGGCGCTGACGGCAAACGCATTCGCCAACAAGTCGATCACGGTCGCCGTCTCCGACGGCAAGCTGACGCTGGGAATCGGATCGGCCGCGTCGGGAACTACGAAGATCGACTTCATCGAGGTGTCGTCGGCAACGTCGTCTCCGCCGACATCACCCCCTACATCGCCGCCGCCCACGGTCCCTCCGCCGCCTGCAACGTCGGCCGGTGTGAAGGTTCACTTCCAGCCAGCGACAGCACCCGCTGTTTCAGGATATCTGGTCGACGCCGGCCAGACCTACGCCGCCAGAAATGGGAAGACCTATGGTTGGCTCACGAGCCATACGGATGTCGTCATCGATCGCAACAAGAACAGTGATCAGCTCCTCGACACCAATGTCGGTGTCAAAGCCGCCGGCAAGTGGGAGCTGGCCGTTCCCAACGGCACCTACACTGTGAAAGTAGGCGTCGGTGACTCCGGCGGTGCGAGCAAGAACAACGTCTACATCGAAGGCGCTCTGCTCTTTAACTACCAATCGCTGGCGGCCAACGTCTTTGCGACCAAGTCCATCACCGTGAACGTGACGGATGGCAAGTTGACGCTCGGCATCGGCTCTTCCGCGGCGGGGTTGACCCGCATTAACTTTATTGAGGTCACTTAG
- a CDS encoding SEFIR domain-containing protein produces the protein MTPKVFLSYSWSSPGHQATVKEWADRLIADGVDVVLDIYDFKEGQDKFAFMEKMVADATISHVLLLSDRAYAEKANSRKSGVGTESQIISKEVYEKVDQSKFLPVVCEKDPSGEPCLPTFVSSRKWIDFSTPEAVNENWEQLVRVLYGKPFYVKPAIGKVPAYLTETEAPSSPAIAKFHNFRQAILHAKPGLKLYRQDFLDSCMEYADSLRVRKAPQGDLAQLILADCGKLRSVRNHIVDWVLLEAGSSPSGDFSESLLLCLERLRALKSRPSELRSYNEHWFEAHSIFVYETFLYIVAALIKAQSFEVLHDVFASHYLRPLDEQHGAAQFDNFDVFYGYSKMLDSVLAEPGTKLRSPAAELIRRQADRGDLPFDRIMEAELVVLLMTFIKPEVRWWPQTLIYSSYSRGHTFFIRAAQHKNFQKLATITGIADVEKLRNAVEAGRERSKIENSDTFFFARLSISEALNIAKWDTLK, from the coding sequence ATGACACCAAAGGTTTTCCTTTCTTACAGCTGGTCGTCACCTGGACATCAAGCCACCGTGAAGGAATGGGCAGATCGCCTAATAGCGGATGGTGTTGATGTTGTACTTGATATTTACGACTTTAAGGAGGGACAGGACAAGTTTGCCTTCATGGAGAAGATGGTTGCTGACGCTACAATAAGCCATGTACTACTTCTTTCCGACAGAGCTTACGCAGAGAAAGCGAACTCACGAAAATCCGGAGTCGGGACCGAGTCCCAAATAATTTCTAAGGAAGTGTATGAGAAAGTTGACCAGTCAAAATTCCTTCCAGTTGTGTGCGAGAAGGATCCAAGCGGTGAGCCGTGCCTTCCTACCTTTGTAAGCTCTCGTAAGTGGATTGACTTCTCGACACCTGAGGCCGTAAACGAGAACTGGGAGCAGCTTGTTCGGGTTTTATATGGAAAGCCATTCTATGTTAAGCCCGCAATTGGGAAGGTGCCGGCATATCTGACTGAGACCGAAGCGCCTTCTAGCCCGGCAATTGCCAAATTTCATAATTTTAGGCAGGCTATTCTGCATGCCAAACCGGGATTAAAGCTATACCGGCAAGACTTTCTAGATTCATGTATGGAATATGCTGATTCATTGCGCGTCAGGAAAGCGCCCCAAGGCGACCTGGCGCAACTAATTCTGGCGGATTGCGGAAAACTTCGGTCGGTGCGCAATCATATTGTTGATTGGGTCTTGCTGGAAGCGGGCAGTTCCCCATCTGGGGACTTTTCCGAGTCGCTTCTGCTTTGTCTCGAAAGGTTGCGCGCATTGAAGTCGCGGCCGAGTGAGCTCCGATCATATAACGAACACTGGTTTGAAGCTCACTCGATATTTGTCTACGAGACGTTTCTATACATTGTCGCCGCACTGATTAAGGCACAATCATTTGAAGTTCTCCACGACGTATTCGCCAGTCATTATCTTCGCCCACTCGACGAGCAACATGGAGCTGCGCAGTTTGACAACTTTGACGTCTTTTATGGTTATTCTAAGATGCTTGACAGCGTTCTTGCGGAGCCGGGTACAAAGCTTCGAAGCCCTGCTGCAGAGTTGATTAGGCGACAGGCCGATCGTGGAGACTTACCGTTTGATAGGATCATGGAGGCCGAATTGGTCGTTCTTCTCATGACGTTTATTAAGCCTGAAGTCCGATGGTGGCCGCAGACTCTAATATACTCGTCTTACAGCCGAGGGCATACTTTTTTTATTCGAGCAGCGCAGCACAAAAATTTTCAGAAGCTTGCAACTATTACTGGAATTGCGGACGTCGAAAAGCTTCGTAATGCCGTAGAGGCGGGGAGGGAGAGATCAAAGATCGAAAATAGCGATACATTCTTCTTTGCACGCCTGTCTATTTCGGAAGCGTTGAATATCGCGAAGTGGGATACGTTGAAATGA
- a CDS encoding methyltransferase produces the protein MNPSPLPQPQTDPTPIFEHYRGSYGTELLTAAVEHLNLFSHLAHAPMSLTALRSALGLAERPATVLLVALRAMGLVAGRWPDQLELTPIAREHLLPGGAFYVGDYVGLSAESPGVLEMVRRLKQNTATPEKTDTGAATTAFTFREGAGESAMDHEASARKLTLALAGRAKNVAPAMAAKLRLSGVKTLLDVGGGTGIYSLALLRANPSLKAIIWDRPEVLKVAREFAEEHQLLDRVELRAGDMFAGEVPQGCDAILLSNILHDWDIPECNVLVRRLAGALPPGGRLLIHDVFLNDTMDGPLPLALYSAALFSVTEGRAYSAAEYGAMLTSAGLTPEPVVPTLVHCGVLAGVKR, from the coding sequence ATGAACCCATCACCGCTCCCGCAACCGCAGACCGATCCGACGCCGATCTTCGAGCACTACCGCGGCTCCTACGGGACCGAGTTGCTCACGGCGGCCGTCGAACACCTGAACCTCTTCTCGCACCTGGCCCATGCGCCGATGTCCTTGACGGCGCTGCGGTCGGCACTCGGGCTGGCCGAGCGGCCAGCGACGGTGCTGCTGGTGGCGCTGCGGGCGATGGGGCTGGTCGCCGGGCGCTGGCCCGATCAGCTGGAACTGACGCCGATCGCCCGCGAACACCTGCTTCCCGGCGGGGCGTTTTACGTGGGGGATTACGTCGGGCTGTCGGCCGAGTCGCCGGGCGTGCTGGAGATGGTCCGCCGGCTGAAGCAGAACACCGCGACGCCGGAAAAGACCGACACCGGTGCCGCCACGACCGCGTTCACCTTTCGCGAAGGGGCTGGCGAGTCGGCGATGGATCATGAGGCGTCGGCCCGCAAGCTGACGCTCGCGTTAGCCGGGCGGGCGAAGAACGTTGCGCCCGCAATGGCGGCGAAGCTGAGGCTGTCTGGCGTGAAAACGCTGCTCGATGTCGGCGGCGGAACGGGTATCTACAGCCTGGCGCTGCTGCGGGCCAACCCCAGCCTCAAGGCGATCATCTGGGACCGCCCCGAGGTGCTGAAGGTCGCCCGGGAGTTCGCCGAAGAGCACCAGCTGCTGGACCGCGTCGAGCTTCGCGCCGGCGACATGTTTGCCGGCGAGGTGCCGCAGGGGTGCGATGCGATTCTGCTGTCCAACATCCTGCACGACTGGGACATCCCCGAGTGTAACGTGCTGGTGCGACGGCTGGCCGGGGCGCTGCCGCCGGGCGGACGGCTGCTGATTCATGATGTCTTCCTGAACGACACGATGGACGGCCCGCTGCCGCTGGCGCTGTACTCGGCGGCGCTGTTCAGCGTGACCGAAGGGCGGGCCTACAGCGCGGCCGAGTACGGCGCGATGCTGACGTCCGCCGGGCTTACGCCAGAGCCGGTCGTGCCGACGCTGGTGCATTGCGGCGTGCTGGCGGGGGTCAAGCGGTGA